The following proteins are co-located in the Brevibacillus laterosporus DSM 25 genome:
- a CDS encoding transposase produces MGEIRKTYSKDFKLKAVRLYLSGEQGYKTLTRDLGISDPSILRRWVDHYRKEGIQGLDEKRGRTKNPLRGRPRIRPESTEEEIVRLRAENEFLKKWLGLEKR; encoded by the coding sequence ATGGGGGAAATTAGAAAAACATATTCAAAGGATTTTAAGTTAAAAGCCGTACGGCTTTATTTGAGCGGTGAACAAGGGTACAAAACACTTACAAGGGATCTCGGCATTAGTGACCCTTCTATTTTAAGAAGATGGGTTGATCATTATAGAAAGGAAGGTATACAGGGACTAGATGAAAAACGCGGGAGAACAAAAAATCCTCTTAGAGGAAGACCACGAATAAGGCCAGAGAGTACGGAGGAAGAGATAGTTCGATTACGTGCAGAGAACGAATTCTTAAAAAAGTGGCTAGGTCTAGAAAAGAGGTGA
- a CDS encoding IS3 family transposase, producing MKPKDKCCFFELIKELSKKYSITLLCKITKVSRSGFYKWLSREKHPTSKQLVNEKLREMIMECHQEVKGIYGYPRIKVWLFRRYGLKVNHKRVYRIMKELGIQALIRKKRKFFGRKEKVVISENKLNRNFCASRPNEKWATDITYILFNGRRLYLSVIYDMYNNEVVAYKTSKRNDLRLVMDTVKLAIKKRDVSGVLLHSDQGYQYTSKQYNQFLQQYKIVASMSRKGNCLDNACIEGFFGHLKTECLYLHSFQTDKEVEEALHGYINFYNQQRFQSRLKNLSPIEYRTQVA from the coding sequence GTGAAACCGAAAGATAAATGCTGTTTTTTCGAGCTTATTAAAGAATTGTCTAAAAAGTATTCTATTACTTTATTGTGTAAAATTACGAAAGTATCTCGTAGTGGTTTTTACAAGTGGCTTTCTCGTGAGAAACACCCCACCTCAAAACAATTGGTAAATGAAAAATTAAGAGAAATGATCATGGAGTGTCATCAAGAGGTCAAAGGTATTTACGGGTATCCCCGAATAAAAGTGTGGTTATTTAGAAGGTACGGGCTAAAAGTCAATCATAAACGTGTGTATCGCATTATGAAGGAACTTGGGATACAAGCGCTAATCCGTAAAAAACGAAAATTCTTTGGGCGCAAAGAGAAGGTTGTCATCTCCGAAAACAAGCTGAATCGAAATTTTTGCGCCTCACGGCCAAATGAGAAATGGGCTACAGATATTACCTACATACTATTTAATGGTCGCCGTCTTTATCTGTCTGTCATATACGACATGTATAACAACGAAGTTGTTGCCTACAAAACAAGCAAACGTAATGATTTACGACTCGTAATGGATACCGTAAAATTAGCGATTAAAAAGCGGGATGTAAGCGGAGTCCTCCTACACAGTGATCAAGGATACCAGTACACCTCAAAGCAGTATAACCAGTTCCTTCAGCAATATAAAATCGTAGCAAGTATGTCTAGAAAAGGTAACTGTTTAGATAACGCCTGTATTGAGGGGTTCTTTGGGCATTTAAAAACAGAGTGTTTGTACCTTCATTCGTTTCAAACAGATAAAGAAGTGGAAGAAGCTCTTCACGGTTACATTAATTTCTATAATCAGCAACGGTTTCAATCTCGATTAAAAAACCTGAGTCCGATAGAATACCGAACTCAGGTAGCCTAG
- a CDS encoding SDR family oxidoreductase encodes MDKQVVVITGAGSGLGASLAKRYSAQGFHVCLLGRTKTKLERIAKQLTGSYSIHEGDVANKPAIMEIMASILNTYNRIDVLINNAGTGSFDLAENLTEEAVHQMIDSNLKGTIFSTQEVLKQMKEQNHGTIINIVSTAGKVGKASESVYCASKFGVRGFTESLAIEVKETPIQVVGIYMGGMKTEFWDGIFTEERMKHLMEPDDVADVIMANVKPRQRLVVSEVVIQNQK; translated from the coding sequence ATGGATAAACAGGTCGTTGTTATTACAGGGGCAGGAAGTGGTTTAGGCGCTTCTTTAGCGAAACGTTATTCGGCGCAAGGCTTTCATGTTTGTTTGCTTGGACGAACGAAGACAAAGCTAGAACGAATAGCAAAGCAATTGACTGGCAGCTATTCCATCCATGAAGGAGACGTTGCGAATAAACCAGCAATCATGGAAATCATGGCGTCCATTCTCAATACGTACAATAGAATTGATGTATTAATCAACAATGCGGGGACGGGAAGCTTTGATTTGGCTGAAAACCTAACCGAGGAAGCCGTTCACCAAATGATTGATAGTAATTTAAAGGGAACGATTTTTAGTACGCAGGAAGTATTAAAACAAATGAAAGAGCAGAATCACGGAACGATCATCAACATCGTGTCTACAGCCGGTAAAGTAGGCAAAGCAAGTGAGTCTGTCTACTGTGCCAGCAAATTCGGTGTGAGAGGGTTTACAGAGAGTTTAGCTATTGAGGTAAAAGAAACACCAATTCAAGTGGTTGGCATCTACATGGGCGGCATGAAAACAGAATTCTGGGATGGCATTTTCACAGAAGAACGCATGAAGCACCTGATGGAACCAGATGATGTTGCCGACGTGATTATGGCAAATGTGAAGCCAAGACAACGCCTGGTCGTATCTGAAGTAGTCATTCAAAACCAAAAGTAG
- a CDS encoding 3-ketoacyl-ACP reductase, translating to MDFQGKKALITGAGKGIGRSIAIALAKEGTHLGLVARTESDLKELATELAKTYGITVSIATADISKRSDVEAAYAKIKAELGSIDILINNAGTATFGAVTDMSPEEWERIVSVNLFGTYYMTYAALPDMIAQNSGNIINVASTAGERGFATGSAYCASKFAVMGFTESVLQEVRKHNIRVTALTPSTVNTELAVNAGLKIGADDHMMQPEDVAELALATLRLPERVFIKTSGIWTTNPQ from the coding sequence ATGGACTTTCAAGGAAAAAAAGCGTTAATTACAGGGGCAGGAAAAGGAATTGGTCGTTCCATTGCCATCGCTTTGGCAAAAGAAGGAACCCATCTAGGTCTGGTAGCCCGCACAGAATCTGATCTGAAGGAGTTGGCTACTGAGCTTGCGAAAACCTACGGTATTACAGTTAGTATTGCAACGGCTGATATCTCAAAACGCAGCGATGTCGAAGCAGCATATGCCAAAATAAAAGCAGAGCTTGGTTCTATCGACATCCTGATTAATAATGCTGGTACTGCTACTTTCGGTGCAGTCACAGACATGTCCCCAGAAGAATGGGAGCGTATCGTTTCCGTGAATTTGTTTGGAACCTACTACATGACATACGCTGCATTACCAGATATGATCGCCCAAAATAGTGGAAATATCATCAATGTAGCTTCTACAGCTGGAGAACGCGGTTTTGCAACAGGCTCCGCGTACTGCGCCTCGAAATTCGCTGTGATGGGCTTTACAGAATCTGTATTGCAAGAGGTTCGCAAACACAACATTCGTGTCACAGCGCTGACTCCAAGCACAGTAAACACCGAACTAGCTGTCAATGCTGGGCTAAAAATTGGTGCAGACGACCACATGATGCAGCCAGAGGATGTAGCGGAACTAGCTTTAGCCACCCTGCGTTTGCCTGAGCGTGTATTCATTAAAACTTCTGGTATTTGGACAACGAATCCGCAATAA
- a CDS encoding TrkH family potassium uptake protein: MLLSYKKRRLSSVQIIVMFYLSSVILAALLLWLPIFHQPGVSLSFVDSLFTAASAISVTGLTVIQISEVFNQSGIILLTLFFQIGGIGIMTLGTFLWMILGQRIGLEQRKWIATDHNRPTLSGLVKLTRSILLLTILIELIGTVLLGSYFFWTGYQTDWYTAYYYGYFVSISAFTNAGFDIFGNSLVSFSGDYFVQSVNMILIICGAIGFPVLIELVSYATHRKGQYRFTFSLFTKVTTLTFFTLIVVGTLLFYFFEKDAFLQNKSWHEALFYSLFQSVSTRSGGLATMDIGLLSIPTLVMLSGMMFIGASPSSVGGGIRTTTFFVLIATVYTYMRGQKDVKVFGRELVQEDVLKSFMVFFVAIIMVFTAVIFMVWFEDLSIQAILFEVCSAFGTTGLSMGITSELSTPGKLILIIMMVIGRIGIINLLLFLKKDAPSVRYHYPKERIIIGQ; encoded by the coding sequence TTGCTGCTCTCTTATAAAAAACGGCGCTTAAGCTCCGTACAAATTATCGTAATGTTTTATCTTAGCAGTGTTATCCTCGCTGCATTACTTCTCTGGTTACCCATCTTTCACCAGCCTGGCGTATCTCTATCCTTTGTCGATTCTTTATTTACTGCTGCCAGTGCGATTAGCGTAACGGGTCTAACCGTCATCCAAATTAGTGAAGTGTTTAATCAGAGTGGAATTATTTTACTCACCTTGTTTTTTCAAATAGGTGGGATCGGCATTATGACCTTAGGTACCTTTTTGTGGATGATACTTGGACAACGAATTGGCTTAGAACAAAGAAAATGGATTGCTACGGATCACAATCGTCCCACTCTATCAGGATTGGTTAAATTGACACGAAGTATTTTATTGCTAACCATCTTAATTGAGCTAATCGGTACCGTATTGCTAGGCAGTTATTTTTTTTGGACTGGCTATCAGACTGATTGGTATACCGCCTATTATTATGGCTACTTTGTTTCCATTAGTGCATTTACCAATGCTGGATTCGATATCTTCGGTAATTCTTTAGTAAGCTTTTCGGGAGATTATTTTGTTCAGAGCGTGAATATGATCCTTATCATTTGTGGTGCGATTGGTTTTCCTGTGCTGATCGAGCTGGTCAGCTATGCAACCCATCGAAAGGGACAATATCGATTTACGTTTTCCTTATTCACGAAGGTAACAACCTTGACTTTCTTTACACTGATCGTGGTTGGGACACTACTCTTTTACTTTTTTGAAAAGGATGCCTTTCTACAGAATAAAAGCTGGCATGAAGCACTTTTTTACTCCCTGTTCCAATCTGTTTCCACACGAAGCGGTGGCTTAGCCACGATGGATATCGGCCTGCTGTCCATCCCTACCCTTGTCATGCTATCTGGCATGATGTTTATTGGTGCCTCTCCTAGCAGTGTGGGGGGTGGGATTCGTACGACCACGTTTTTCGTCCTAATTGCAACCGTGTATACTTATATGCGCGGACAAAAGGATGTAAAAGTGTTTGGTCGTGAGCTAGTCCAAGAAGATGTTCTCAAATCGTTTATGGTGTTTTTTGTCGCGATCATAATGGTGTTCACAGCTGTTATTTTCATGGTATGGTTCGAGGACTTATCGATACAGGCCATTCTATTTGAGGTCTGTTCAGCCTTTGGTACAACTGGATTATCGATGGGAATTACTTCGGAATTAAGCACACCTGGTAAACTAATTCTCATCATCATGATGGTGATTGGACGGATTGGGATTATCAACCTGCTACTATTCTTAAAAAAGGATGCTCCATCTGTTCGTTATCACTATCCGAAAGAGCGGATTATTATTGGTCAATAG
- a CDS encoding sigma factor, whose translation MQDDKRIIEQVLQGNKEAYAELIDRYQTKVFFILKKMLGHSQNQKDMGQEIFIKAYYHLSEYRSTSSGNHAG comes from the coding sequence ATGCAGGACGATAAAAGGATCATTGAGCAGGTTCTCCAAGGCAATAAAGAAGCATACGCAGAGCTTATTGACAGATATCAGACAAAGGTATTTTTTATCCTAAAAAAAATGTTAGGTCACTCGCAAAATCAAAAAGACATGGGTCAGGAGATTTTTATTAAGGCCTACTACCATCTATCTGAATATAGGTCAACTTCAAGCGGAAATCATGCTGGTTGA
- a CDS encoding O-methyltransferase — translation MESPKKWTEVDQYFNSMLLPSDPILDVVLQANAKAGMPAIDVAPNQGKLLYLLAKIRGAKKILEIGTLGGYSSIWLARALPQDGQLISLEYEQSFAHIAEENVKKAGLAEKVSILVGPALETLPTLQEKGMTGFDMVFIDADKQNNPHYLQWALKLCNPGAIILGDNVVRDGEVIHPESEDDRIQGIRQFIDLLSSEPRIESTAIQTVGSKGYDGFVLGVVKE, via the coding sequence ATGGAATCACCTAAAAAATGGACTGAGGTTGACCAGTATTTCAACAGTATGCTACTCCCTTCTGATCCAATTCTGGATGTGGTTCTCCAAGCAAATGCTAAAGCTGGTATGCCTGCTATTGATGTCGCACCAAATCAAGGGAAGCTACTGTACCTACTCGCAAAGATAAGAGGAGCAAAGAAAATCTTAGAAATAGGGACACTTGGTGGATACAGCAGTATTTGGCTTGCTCGCGCTCTACCTCAAGATGGTCAACTTATTTCACTCGAATATGAACAATCGTTCGCTCATATCGCTGAAGAGAATGTAAAAAAAGCGGGACTCGCTGAAAAAGTAAGCATTCTTGTAGGCCCCGCACTAGAAACACTTCCTACCCTTCAAGAAAAAGGGATGACGGGCTTCGATATGGTTTTTATTGATGCCGATAAACAAAACAATCCGCATTATTTACAATGGGCTTTGAAGCTTTGCAATCCGGGGGCCATTATTCTTGGAGATAATGTGGTACGTGATGGAGAAGTGATTCATCCTGAGAGCGAAGACGATCGTATTCAAGGCATTCGACAATTCATTGACTTACTATCTTCTGAACCCCGCATTGAATCAACAGCTATCCAAACTGTGGGGAGCAAAGGTTATGACGGATTTGTGCTTGGTGTCGTGAAAGAATAG